One window from the genome of Dermacentor silvarum isolate Dsil-2018 chromosome 5, BIME_Dsil_1.4, whole genome shotgun sequence encodes:
- the LOC119454409 gene encoding microtubule-associated protein 1S-like → MTRDSGAIADPTPAPGPHAIGSATNDVASAVRASTNPSPNSSTLPAERASESAHEPCPVPTPLPPTVSAVATPRNLPASESDAAAAAATFFPAQRSSSSPSVNLPLGLSSDYSAKSEVDGCAQSARDEDTSDGLPPPSRDASLDGVSHPPPDPVLRVVATLALAKQHDPAPAAPALRDLRQPAPVPSSSVVRRRLPARIERYSHPRPLTVARPRLRPARPGPSSLDSGGVARRCLQLATSTIGRANPEKRALKPHPPELTHLRARNDRASGLSCPPMTAHGSRSFRQVCVNCCRDVCLHPLRAGLLCTVRPQRQPTCSANL, encoded by the coding sequence ATGACAcgcgacagtggtgccatcgcCGACCCTACACCGGCTCCTGGGccgcacgccatcgggtctgCCACCAACGACGTCGCTTCTGCCGTTCGGGCTTCTACGAACCCTTCACCGAATTCGTCCacgctgccggctgagcgagcCTCCGAGTCAGCGCACGAGCCTTGCCCCGTGCCGACTCCGCTGCCTCCGACCGTGTCAGCTGTCGCTACACCGCGAAATCTACCCGCCAGCGAgagcgacgcagcagcagcagcagcgaccttcTTCCCTGCCCAGCGCTCCTCGTCCTCTCCTTCGGTCAACTTGCCGCTGGGCCTTTCTAGCGACTACTCTGCCAAGTCGGAGGTTGACGGCTGTGCACAATCGGCGCGCGACGAGGATACGTCAGATGGGCTGCCTCCACCATCCCGCGACGCGAGTCTTGATGGTGTCTCGCACCCACCACCTGATCCGGTCCTTCGCGTCGTGGCCACGTTGGCGCTCGCCAAGCAACACGACCCGGCACCTGCTGCCCCGGCTCTACGAGATCTTCGTCAGCCTGCGCCGGTGCCGTCatcgagcgtcgtccgacgacgCCTTCCTGCCCGTATCGAGCGCTACTCACACCCAAGGCCGTTGACCGTGGCAAGACCGAGACTCCGGCCCGCGCGTCCCGGACCCTCTTCTCTTGACTCGGGTGGTGTCGCGCGCAGATGTTTGCAGCTTGCGACCTCTACGATTGGTAGGGCAAACCCTGAGAAGCGCGCGCTTAAGCCACATCCACCAGAGCTGACGCATCTGCGAGCGCGTAACGACCGTGCTAGCGGCTTGTCATGCCCACCAATGACTGCGCACGGTTCCCGTTCGTTCCGCCAGGTCTGCGTGAACTGCTGCAGAGACGTCTGCCTTCACCCTCTCCGTGCCGGCCTTCTGTGTACCGTGCGTCCGCAACGCCAACCAACCTGTAGCGCCAACCTGTAG